The segment GATTAACTCGTAATTGACTGGGCGAGCAAGAATATTGGCCATGCCCTGTGCTGCATTGGCTTCAAAATAGATGATCCCTTGCGCTCGAGCCAATCTCCACGTCTGAAACAACTCATCAAAAGATGCCAGCAACTTTTCGGTAGCAGTTTTTCCCTTCACTAAACCAGTAGCACCCTTTATGTATTTATAATAGAGTAGCTGTATAGTATCTGTAGAAATTGCATTCCAATTTAGAGCATCCTCTTTTCGCTGATCCAAGTCCGCTATCGCCTCAGCAGCCAATTCTTCTTGTTGAAGATAATAAAAATAGATTGCCGAAACAATGTAAAACTCGCTATAAGCATAGTTCAACCGTTTTTTCTCTTTTATTTTATCAAACACAGTGCGGTCTTCGTCAATACGCTTCATCCGAGCTAAAGCACTATTCCGATAATCATAAAACAGTTTGCTTTGAGCCGTGCGTTGAAATATTTTCATCATCCCTATATCAGAGATAAGGAGTTCGAGCTCATTGATCGTATGCTTTCCCACTTCTTGATAAAAATGGGCAGACTCATCAAAATTCATTCTCATGAAATGATAAAAGCCAAGATGGTTGCATGCCTCTGCCTTACCAAGTTCATAATGTTTAGCTTCCTTGTATGCTCTTTGGGCATAAATAGATACCGAATCAAGAGAAGTATATCCATATTTAGACGCTTTAGAGTTGAGCCCATCAATATACCTCACCTCTTTGGTAGGGGCTATTCCCATACACGAGGAAAGAAATAAAAAGAAAAGGAGCCAAGAATATAAGGTAAAGCGAGGCTTCATGCGTCTTCATTCAAAAAGTTAATGATAATCAAAGATAAGAAAGCTTGATAGAAATATGAAAAATAAAAGATTTATCTATGGTAATAGAGTTTAAAAATAGAGTGTTAAATTAAAAAAGCTCTAATGCATTTAAAATCTTAAAAAGAATGAATACCTTGTAATATATTATATTATAGAGAGATATGCGTAAAAGTATAAAATCTAATAGATATAAGAATGATGAAATATCTATAATAAGTTTTTTATAATACTTTTAGAAGTTATACCTTTGTATGCGAATTAACAAATAGTAATAACTATTCAAAAAATGAGCCAAACAACTCCCTTTATGGTTTTCTCGGGTACCAACTCGAGATATCTTGCAGAGAAAATCTGCCAAAGCCTAGATTGTCCTCTTGGTAACATGAATATTACTCACTTTGCTGACGGTGAGTTTGCTGTTTCATACGAAGAATCAATCCGTGGCGCAAACGTATTCTTAGTACAATCCACATTCCCTAACTCTGACAACTTAATGGAGCTGCTATTAATGATTGATGCAGCTAAAAGAGCCTCTGCAAAAAGTATTATTGCAGTAGTTCCTTACTTTGGTTGGGCACGTCAAGACAGAAAAGACAAGCCACGTGTTTCAATTGGAGCGAAATTAGTTGCCGACTTGCTTACCGTAGCTGGTATAGACCGTCTAATCACAATGGACTTACATGCTGACCAAATTCAAGGTTTCTTCAACACTCCAGTTGACCACCTTTATGCTTCAGCCGTATTCATCCCTTACATCAAATCTCTTCAATTAGAAGATTTAGTTATTGCTACTCCTGACGTTGGAGGTTCTAAACGTGCTAATACTTACTCTAAGTACCTAGGCGTTCCTTTAGTGTTATGTAACAAAACAAGAGAAAGAGCCAATGAAGTTGCTTCTATGCAAATTATTGGTGATGTAAAAGGTAAAAACGTTATTCTAGTTGATGATATCGTTGATACAGCAGGTACTATTACAAAGGCTGCCAATGTAATGATCGAAGCAGGTGCAAAATCTGTTAGAGCTATTGCTAGCCACTGTGTAATGTCCGACCCTGCTAGTGAGCGAGTAACATCATCTGCACTTACAGAAATGATATTCACCAATAGTATCCCATTCTGTAAAAAGTGTTCCAAAGTGAAACAGCTTAGCATATCAGATATGTTTGCAGAAACTATTAAGCGTGTAGTAAATAATGAATCCATCAGCTCTCAATACATTATTTAATTACGCGTTTTTTTATGCATTAAAAAATCCCGAAGCTTCTTCGGGATTTTTTGTTTAATATACCCCCGATTCTCTACTACCTAAAGAAGAGTCCTTATTCTTGGCATAGACAAACTATTATCTTGACACCGACATGAGTTCACTTTGACACCGACATGCAATCGTCATGTCGGTGTCAAAGTAAATTCTCTATTTTATAAGTACTTCTTATTCAAGCAGATTCTCTTTATCATAAAAAAGAGTATTTCATCATTTTTATTTAGAAAATCACTCCTTAATAAAATAGCCTCAGCTAGTTTTAGAGTCTGGAAGAATCATAACTTTCTCCACCCCCTCATCGTCATAAAACCATACAATGAGTAAAGACTTTTACACCTCCGCCATTCCTCACCCGATAAGCCTCGATGAGACCAGAAACAGAGCTTCATACTAGCCATTGTATTATACATTACTTTTAAGATGAATAATACTCCTATTTTATTTTTAAATATCTAAATAATATTTAAATTTGCACCTGATTTTGGTGATTATAGAAGTCCACTAAAACTTTTATAATAAAAGGGAATTAAGTGAAAATCTTAAACAGACCCGCTGCTGTAATCTTCAACAGTCTTTAACCAATCGAATATCCACTGTCTTTTATAAAGATGGGAAGGATGCGTTAAAGATGAAGTAAGTCAGAAAACCTGCCAAGTCATTTTTTGTATTTAAGCTTTCGGGACATAGAGCTACTACATCCTGCTTTAGATATACATCTATATCTAAGGTATTCGATTATATACTTCTATCCACCCGCAGGCTTTATAATAAAACACTATGAAGACTAGCAGAAGTATTAGTTTATCCATTCTCTTACTCCTTTTTGGTGCTTTTCAAATCAAAGCACAGAGTAAATTAGACAGCATTCAACAATTGGGTGAGGTAGTAATTGTTGAAGAGTATATCCCCAAAGATATTATCCCCGTACAATCCCTAAAAGGCAAAGATTTAGAACGGCTCAATGCACATTCTATTGCAGATGCTTTACGCTATTTCTCAGGAGTACAACTGAAAGACTACGGAGGAATTGGTGGACTAAAAACCATCAATGTACGCAGTATGGGGAGCGAACACGTAGGGGTGTTCTTTGATGGAGTAGAAATAGGGAATGCCCAAAATGGAGTGGTAGATTTAGGACGATTTTCTCTCGACAACATCGAAACCATTTCTCTTTACAACGGTCAGAAAAGCTCTATCTTCCAACCAGCTAAAGACTTTGCCTCTGCCAGCTCGGTATATATGCGAACTAAAGTGCCTACTTTTGCAAAGGGTAAAAGGTACAATTTACACGCTACTTTCAAAACGGGTTCTTTTGGCTTAGCCAATCCTTCTCTACTCTGGGAGCAAGAACTTAGTAAAACCATTAAATCTTCACTGAATGCAGATTATACGTATTCTAGTGGAAAGTATAGATTTAGATATAAAGTAATCAACAAACAAGATAACCGAGGAGCTTTTGATACCGTTGCTACTCGCCAAAATGGAGACGTAGAGTTTTTCCGTATCGAACATGGACTCTTTGGAAAACTCAAAAAAGGCGAGTGGAAAACTAAAATCTATTATTATGATTCCGAAAGGGGATATCCTGGTGCTATTGTTCGTCAAACTCCTGGTCTATATAAGAATGAAGATAGACAATGGGATAAAAACTTCTTTGTACAAGGTTCTTATGCTCAGCAGATTCGCCCTCGTTACCGAACTTCTTTAGTGGGGAAATATGCGTATGATTATCTCCATTATTTATCCGATCCCAAGAAAGATGAACAAGTAGTAATGAAGGTGGATAATAAATATATGCTCCATGAAGGCTATGTTTCTAGTTCAAATCTCATTACACTCACTCCATGGTGGACAGCCAATCTATCGGGCGACTTTCAGTGGAATAAGATGAATGCCAACCTCCATGAGTTTATATACCCACAACGCTTTTCGGGTTGGGTAGCCCTAGCAACCTCAATTCAGATAGATCACTTAAAAGTGCAGGCTAGCTTACTAGGTACTTTTATTCACGAAAAGATGAAAGAAGAGAAACAAGTTCGTAAAAACTGGGATCGATACACCCCTACTCTGATTGCATCGTACCAACCTTGGCTTAGTCAGGAACTATACCTCAGAGGATTCTATAAGAAAATATTTAGAATGCCTACTTTCAATGAAATCTACTTTGCTGTAATTGGTAGTGGAACGTCAAACCTGAAACCTGAATATGCTACTCAGTATAACATCGGGTTAACATATCAAAAATCATTCTTCCATCCTTTCTTTAAAGACTTTGAAGGTCAGGTAGATGCTTACTACAATGAAATTGAAGATAAGATTCTGGCTAAACCCGGTGGACAGCTCTTTAGATGGACGATGATGAACATCGGACTTGTAAAAATTAAAGGTGTTGATGTAGCTTTGGCTGCCACAGTAGAGCCCTTCAAAGATTTTTTATTGAATACTCGCTTAAATTATACTTACCAAAAAGCACAAGATTATTCTGATCCCGAGGAGATTACTTACAAAGGACAAATCAGCTATATCCCTTGGCATAGTGGATCGGCAGTTGTAAGTGCTCAGTACCGCAAATGGGATATGAGCTACAGCTTTATTTACTCGGGAGAGCGATATACAGAGAGTGCCAATATTCTAATTAATAAAGTGTTGGCTTGGTACACCAGTGACATCTCACTAGGTAGAAACTTCCATTGGGGTAAAAACGATTACAAAGTAACCCTAGAAGTCAACAATTTATTTAATCAACAATATGAAGTAGTAAGTCGCTACCCTATGCCAGGAACCAACTTCAAAGTCATATTAAAAGCTCATTTCTAAATCATCTGAATCATGAAAACTAAAACATTTCTATATTTAATTCTGCTTTTCATTCCTGCATTCATTATTACTTCTTGTCGAGGTGATGAAAACTACTTACTCTGGGCTGAACAAGAGCAAATCGCTCCGGGAGAAGTGGGAGAGATAAAAGGATTCTTCTTGCTCAATGAGGGGAATATGGGAAGCAACAAATCGACTCTCGACTATTTCGATTACGAGTCGGGTACTTATTTTAGAAACATCTACCCTACTGTGAACCCTCAAGTAACTCATAACCTGGGAGATGTAGGGAATGATATTCAGATTTATGGAGATAAACTTTATGCCGTAATCAACTGCTCTCACCTAGTTGAGGTAATGGATGTTTACACGGCTGAACATCTACATACCTTAGATATTACCAACTGCAGATACATTGTATTCGATAAAGACTATGCCTATGTCAGTTCGTACAATGGTCCTGTGCTTATCGACCCCGATGCACCTATTGGAACAGTGGTAAAGGTAGATACTCGTACTATGCAGATTGTAGATAAATGCGTTGTAGGTTATCAACCCGAAGAGATGGTGATTCACAACAACAAACTCTATGTGGCAAACTCAGGAGGGTATCGTGTACCCGAATACGACACCACAGTATCTGTAATAGACTTGGAGACTTTTACCGAAATCAAAAAAATAGAAGTAGGTATTAATCTACATCGTCTAGAACTAGATAATTATGGATACCTCTATGTATCCTCTCGTGGAGATTACAAAAAGATAGGTTCTAAAACATTTATCATTGATACTCGTACTGATGAAGTAGTAAAAACATTGGGCTTACTACCCAATAGTAATATGGAACTATCGGGCGATTCACTCTATGTATATAGCGTAGAATGGAGTCATATCACACAATCGAATACCGTAACCTATGCCATTTTTGATACAAAACAACAAAGGATAGTAACTCGTAAATTTATCAAAGATGGCACAGAAAAACGTATTAAAGTGCCTTATGGTATCGCTGTAAACCCCGTTACTAAAGATTTCTTCACTACAGATGCCAAAGATTATGTATCACCGGGCACTCTGTATTGCTTCAAAAGAAATGGAGTAAAGAAATGGAGCGTGATGACGGGTGATATTCCTGCACACATCGTATTTACAGACAAACGAATGACAAATCTCGACTTATTGTCCAAAAATAAAATTCAATAATATTAAATTCAATAATTATGAAACACTTTCCTTCTTGGAGCAAAACTATTGGCTTGATGCTGATAGCTCTCCTATCATTCTCCGCATGTAGTGATGATGAGGCTACGGTACTCAATCCTCCCCAAATCACTCTGGATCAAGAAGACAATATCTATCTGACAAAAATAAATACTCCGATAACTATTGAGCCGAAGTATGAAAATGCTCAAGGGGCAGTTTTTGCTTGGAAAATTGATGGCAAAATCATCAGTACAGATGAAAATCTAACTTTCTCAAGCAGTAAGCAAACCGAAGTTTATGCTACACTTGAAGCTATAACCAAGGCTGGTACAGCTTATGAAGAACTAAAGATAAGTGTACGCAATCTACTACCTCCAGTTATCTCTTTATCTATCCCCGAAGAAGGATATAAAATTATGATGGGTAGCAGTCTAAACTTTAAACCAGAGGTAGAGGACATTCTTGAAAATGCAGAATGGGCTTGGTATATAGGAGATAAAAAAGTATCTACCGACCTAGAATACACCTTTAAAGAAGATAGCAAAGGCAATTATGATCTCCGCTTTGAAGCTTCCAATGAAGATGGAAAGGACGAAGTCATCATACCAATAGCTGTTTGCACTCCCGATGAACTACCCTTTACTTGGGCTTTTGAGCAAGATAAATACTTCCTTTCTGCAGGAAGATCAATCCGCATCCCGATACTCAACATTGAAAATGCTTTTGATGCTGAATACATCTGGGAGGTAAACGGAGAAGAAAAACAAAAAAACAAAGATACAGCCTTTATCTTCTCAGAAAAAAAAGAAGGGGAATATACGCTTAAGGTAACCATGAAAAACAACTTCAGCTCGGCAACCAAAGAGTTGATAGTCAAAGTATGCCCTAAAGAAGGTACTTACGAACGCAAACCTTCGGGAGCAAGTATCATTAGTTGGAACAAAGTGTATAAATTCTTACCAGCTCCTGGTCAGTTTGTCAACGAAAACTATACTTGTAACTCCATGGAAGAAGCCAATGCCTATGCAGAAAGTAGATTAGCTGCTAATGGTTATGTTTCTCTAGGTGGCTTCGGCGGATACCTTGTTGTAGGCTTCGATCATAGTATTCAAAATGATAACGATTATAATATTCAAATTGCAGGAAACTCTTTTGATGGTTCTTCTGAACCTGGTATTGTGTGGGTTATGCAAGATGAAAATGGTGATGGAAAGCCCAATGACACGTGGTACGAACTTAAAGGTTCGGAATATGGCAAACCAGAAACCATTCAAAACTATGCGGTAACCTACTACAAACCTAAAGCTCCAGGAATGCCTGTAATGTGGACAGATAACCAAGGACAATCGGGTTCGGTAGATTACCTAAGTCAGTTCCACAAACAAGATTACTATTACCCTAATTGGGTAACTACTCCTAGTTATACACTTTACGGTACTTGCCTAAAATCAAAGACAAAGGAAACCTCTCCTGGTTATTGGTACAATGGCACTTTCGAGTGGGGTTATGCTGATAACTTTAGCCCAATCGACCGTCTAACTAACGACACCAACCATAATGCTGGGGTAAATGGTAATCACTTTAAGATTAGTGATGCAGTAACACACGATGGCAAACCAGCCAACTTAAAATACATTGACTTCGTAAAAATTCAAACAGGTGTTAACTCAAAAGCGGGTTGGCTAGGAGAAGTTTCTACAGAAGTCTTCAACGTGAAAGATTTCAATCTTTTTAAAAACAATACTAAGAAAAAATAATCATGAAATACATCTATAAAATTCTAGCCTTTAGTCTTATCGCTTGCTGCATAGGACTAACAAGTTGCTCTGATGACGATAGCGACTTCGATGGCACTGATGCTTACTTTACCTCTTTTGCTCTACACGTAGGTGAAACCACCTATACTGCTAGTATCATTAACAATGAGATAGTGGTACAAGTCCCTCAGGGAACAGATTTAGTAGAAGCAGAAGCTAGTTATACTTTGAGTGAGAATGCCAAAGTAATGCCCGATCCTAAGGATATTTACGACTGGACAAGTGATCAACTCTTCCGTGTTGAAGCTTATAATAAGAATTATAACTCTTTCGTGTATAAATTGAAGTACACAGACATTTCTGCTGATGAAGATGTTATTCTGCGTACACAAGCCGATGTAGATAATTTTGAATCCTTGAAAGCCAATCGTATTAATGGAAACTTAATCATTGGATCTACAACTGCGGTAGCCGAAGAAGATATCATTCGCAATTTAAATGGACTAAGTACTTTAAATGAGGTAGCTTATAACATCATTATTAATCCTAGTTTTGGTGGAGCCCATCTTGCTGGATTATCCAATCTTCACCAAGCTGGTGGATTGTATATCGGAACTTTGGAAAATGAAGCCAAATTCAATCAAGAGAAAATAAATGTTACTCTTCCACAACTTAAGAGTGTGGGCAACCTTATTATTCGCTCCAACAACATCAATGAAGTCTATTTTCCTGAGTTGGAGGAAGCTAGCTCTATCCATATCCAATCTCAAATGTTGGAACAACTTGATATGAGCGACTTAGTAAACTGCTACGGCACATTTACTCTGAATGGATCACAAGTAACTAGTGATGGCTCGTATGGCAACCCATTAAATGAAACAAGTGCCAACTCTACACTATTGACAATAGACTTACCTGCTCTGGCTCATATAGAAGGAGATTTTAACCTAGTTTATTTTTGGAAAACAAATACACTCAAATTACCTGCTTTAAAAACTATTGGAGGAAACTGTGTAGCAAATACATTAAAAAACATACAGAAAGTGAGTTTCCCTGCTCTAGAAGAAGTTACGGGTAAGTTCAATTCTGTAGGTAATGATGGTATGAGTAAGATAGAGCTAAGTGCTTTAACTCATGCAGGAAATGTATCTATTGCTAGTTTAAATGAGTTTAGTATCAATCTAAAAGAGATTAATCTTCAGGCGCTCCAAAGTGTGGACAATGATCTTACTATCCGATTTGCGATAGTAGAAGAGTTGCAGTTTCCTAATCTTACCAAAGTGGGAAATAAACTAACCTGCGAAAAAATGCAGTTTATAGAGAAAGTAAATGCGCCTCTACTTAAAGAATGCAAGAAGGTTAATTTTGAGGTAGTCAATCTATTAAAAGAATTCAACTTACCTCTATTAACTCAAGTTGAAGAGTTTGTTATATCTAGCTCTCGCCTTATCGAATCTATTGATTTATCTACTATTCAAAAAGCTGAAAAAGTATCTATAAAGAACTGTCCTGCTTTAACTCTTATCTCTGCTCCTAAGCAGATAACAACAGAATTTTCAGTAGGAGATTCTGGTGGAGATAAACTAGAAATCAATACTCTTCAAAAAACGCCAAAATTCAATGTATCGGGTGGAAATGCCAAAGAATTGATCATTAAAGACCTTACTGAAGCAGAAAAATTCTCTCTAAGTAGCGGAAAAGCTAAAAGTGTTATCGTTAAAGATCTTACTAATGCGGGAGATTTTTCTTTGGAAAGCTTCAAAGAGGCTACTCACCTAGAAGTTCCACTTCTAGAAAAAGTAAAATCATTTACTATGTCTGAGTGGTTTAAACTAGAAAACTTCAATTTTCCTAAACTATCTACCGTAGAAAAGAAATTTTCTTTCAAAGGGGTAAGAAGTCAATGGGATAAAAACAATGAATGTATCACTACCAACCTCAATGCATTCTCAGCTCTTACGCAAGCAGAAAGTATTGAAGTACAGTTTGCTGCCCACTTAACCGATTTTACTGGACTAAAAAATGTGGTTCAGAACGTAGAGGCTAAAAACTGGAAGGTAGAAAACAATAAGTACAACCCGACTCACCAAGATATGTTGGACGGGAAATACACTGAAAACAAATAGAAAAGATGAAACATATATATTTAAAATTAAATCTAATCTGCCTCGCTATTTTGGGCTTTAGCTTTGTAAGCTGCTCTAGTGATGACGATGACTTTGCAGGTAAAGACAATTATATCATCTCCCTAAATCTAAATAAGGGAGGTGAGATTTTTACAGCTGCAATTCAAGGAGTAACAATAAGTGTAACTGTTCCGGCCAATACCGATCTAACTTCGGGTGTAAAAGCAGAAATCAAATTGGCTGAATTAGCAAAAATATCTCCCGACCCTACTTCTGTTTCCGACTGGGGTAAAGAACAAACTTTTGTAGTAACCTCACACAACAACTCTAA is part of the Bacteroides coprosuis DSM 18011 genome and harbors:
- a CDS encoding ribose-phosphate pyrophosphokinase (COGs: COG0462 Phosphoribosylpyrophosphate synthetase~InterPro IPR005946:IPR000836~KEGG: bth:BT_0748 ribose-phosphate pyrophosphokinase~PFAM: Phosphoribosyltransferase~PRIAM: Ribose-phosphate diphosphokinase~SPTR: Ribose-phosphate pyrophosphokinase;~TIGRFAM: Phosphoribosyl pyrophosphokinase~IMG reference gene:2504107727~PFAM: Phosphoribosyl transferase domain~TIGRFAM: ribose-phosphate pyrophosphokinase), which encodes MSQTTPFMVFSGTNSRYLAEKICQSLDCPLGNMNITHFADGEFAVSYEESIRGANVFLVQSTFPNSDNLMELLLMIDAAKRASAKSIIAVVPYFGWARQDRKDKPRVSIGAKLVADLLTVAGIDRLITMDLHADQIQGFFNTPVDHLYASAVFIPYIKSLQLEDLVIATPDVGGSKRANTYSKYLGVPLVLCNKTRERANEVASMQIIGDVKGKNVILVDDIVDTAGTITKAANVMIEAGAKSVRAIASHCVMSDPASERVTSSALTEMIFTNSIPFCKKCSKVKQLSISDMFAETIKRVVNNESISSQYII
- a CDS encoding TonB-dependent receptor (COGs: COG4206 Outer membrane cobalamin receptor protein~InterPro IPR012910:IPR000531~KEGG: pru:PRU_2506 outer membrane receptor (OMR) family transporter~PFAM: TonB-dependent receptor, beta-barrel; TonB-dependent receptor, plug~SPTR: Putative uncharacterized protein;~IMG reference gene:2504107728~PFAM: TonB dependent receptor; TonB-dependent Receptor Plug Domain), which translates into the protein MKTSRSISLSILLLLFGAFQIKAQSKLDSIQQLGEVVIVEEYIPKDIIPVQSLKGKDLERLNAHSIADALRYFSGVQLKDYGGIGGLKTINVRSMGSEHVGVFFDGVEIGNAQNGVVDLGRFSLDNIETISLYNGQKSSIFQPAKDFASASSVYMRTKVPTFAKGKRYNLHATFKTGSFGLANPSLLWEQELSKTIKSSLNADYTYSSGKYRFRYKVINKQDNRGAFDTVATRQNGDVEFFRIEHGLFGKLKKGEWKTKIYYYDSERGYPGAIVRQTPGLYKNEDRQWDKNFFVQGSYAQQIRPRYRTSLVGKYAYDYLHYLSDPKKDEQVVMKVDNKYMLHEGYVSSSNLITLTPWWTANLSGDFQWNKMNANLHEFIYPQRFSGWVALATSIQIDHLKVQASLLGTFIHEKMKEEKQVRKNWDRYTPTLIASYQPWLSQELYLRGFYKKIFRMPTFNEIYFAVIGSGTSNLKPEYATQYNIGLTYQKSFFHPFFKDFEGQVDAYYNEIEDKILAKPGGQLFRWTMMNIGLVKIKGVDVALAATVEPFKDFLLNTRLNYTYQKAQDYSDPEEITYKGQISYIPWHSGSAVVSAQYRKWDMSYSFIYSGERYTESANILINKVLAWYTSDISLGRNFHWGKNDYKVTLEVNNLFNQQYEVVSRYPMPGTNFKVILKAHF
- a CDS encoding hypothetical protein (KEGG: cpi:Cpin_3942 hypothetical protein~SPTR: Putative lipoprotein;~IMG reference gene:2504107729) codes for the protein MKTKTFLYLILLFIPAFIITSCRGDENYLLWAEQEQIAPGEVGEIKGFFLLNEGNMGSNKSTLDYFDYESGTYFRNIYPTVNPQVTHNLGDVGNDIQIYGDKLYAVINCSHLVEVMDVYTAEHLHTLDITNCRYIVFDKDYAYVSSYNGPVLIDPDAPIGTVVKVDTRTMQIVDKCVVGYQPEEMVIHNNKLYVANSGGYRVPEYDTTVSVIDLETFTEIKKIEVGINLHRLELDNYGYLYVSSRGDYKKIGSKTFIIDTRTDEVVKTLGLLPNSNMELSGDSLYVYSVEWSHITQSNTVTYAIFDTKQQRIVTRKFIKDGTEKRIKVPYGIAVNPVTKDFFTTDAKDYVSPGTLYCFKRNGVKKWSVMTGDIPAHIVFTDKRMTNLDLLSKNKIQ
- a CDS encoding putative cell surface protein (KEGG: bfr:BF3032 putative cell surface protein~SPTR: Putative lipoprotein;~IMG reference gene:2504107730), which gives rise to MKHFPSWSKTIGLMLIALLSFSACSDDEATVLNPPQITLDQEDNIYLTKINTPITIEPKYENAQGAVFAWKIDGKIISTDENLTFSSSKQTEVYATLEAITKAGTAYEELKISVRNLLPPVISLSIPEEGYKIMMGSSLNFKPEVEDILENAEWAWYIGDKKVSTDLEYTFKEDSKGNYDLRFEASNEDGKDEVIIPIAVCTPDELPFTWAFEQDKYFLSAGRSIRIPILNIENAFDAEYIWEVNGEEKQKNKDTAFIFSEKKEGEYTLKVTMKNNFSSATKELIVKVCPKEGTYERKPSGASIISWNKVYKFLPAPGQFVNENYTCNSMEEANAYAESRLAANGYVSLGGFGGYLVVGFDHSIQNDNDYNIQIAGNSFDGSSEPGIVWVMQDENGDGKPNDTWYELKGSEYGKPETIQNYAVTYYKPKAPGMPVMWTDNQGQSGSVDYLSQFHKQDYYYPNWVTTPSYTLYGTCLKSKTKETSPGYWYNGTFEWGYADNFSPIDRLTNDTNHNAGVNGNHFKISDAVTHDGKPANLKYIDFVKIQTGVNSKAGWLGEVSTEVFNVKDFNLFKNNTKKK
- a CDS encoding hypothetical protein (KEGG: bfr:BF3031 putative cell wall biogenesis protein~SPTR: Putative uncharacterized protein;~IMG reference gene:2504107731) — protein: MKYIYKILAFSLIACCIGLTSCSDDDSDFDGTDAYFTSFALHVGETTYTASIINNEIVVQVPQGTDLVEAEASYTLSENAKVMPDPKDIYDWTSDQLFRVEAYNKNYNSFVYKLKYTDISADEDVILRTQADVDNFESLKANRINGNLIIGSTTAVAEEDIIRNLNGLSTLNEVAYNIIINPSFGGAHLAGLSNLHQAGGLYIGTLENEAKFNQEKINVTLPQLKSVGNLIIRSNNINEVYFPELEEASSIHIQSQMLEQLDMSDLVNCYGTFTLNGSQVTSDGSYGNPLNETSANSTLLTIDLPALAHIEGDFNLVYFWKTNTLKLPALKTIGGNCVANTLKNIQKVSFPALEEVTGKFNSVGNDGMSKIELSALTHAGNVSIASLNEFSINLKEINLQALQSVDNDLTIRFAIVEELQFPNLTKVGNKLTCEKMQFIEKVNAPLLKECKKVNFEVVNLLKEFNLPLLTQVEEFVISSSRLIESIDLSTIQKAEKVSIKNCPALTLISAPKQITTEFSVGDSGGDKLEINTLQKTPKFNVSGGNAKELIIKDLTEAEKFSLSSGKAKSVIVKDLTNAGDFSLESFKEATHLEVPLLEKVKSFTMSEWFKLENFNFPKLSTVEKKFSFKGVRSQWDKNNECITTNLNAFSALTQAESIEVQFAAHLTDFTGLKNVVQNVEAKNWKVENNKYNPTHQDMLDGKYTENK